CCCTTGGTACGGGCAGAGGAGCCAGTGCCCCCcgaggagggcagggctgctcctCTAGCAGAGCTGCGTTAACTGTACTTCTCCCTGCAGCGCCCTCGCTACGCTGAGCTGAAGGCAGTGATGGAGCAGATCCCAGACATCCAGAGGGACTCTTTGGAGCAGTTTGATTCAAAGCTTCTGAACCCAACACTGCAGAAGGTGGCAGACAAGCGCCGGAAGGATCATTTCAAGCGCCTCATCACAGGTTGCATTGGGGTAAGTGATATCCTGGAGGAAAATGAACTTGTTTCATTTCACACCCATACCCTGCTGAAGTGATggggcagccaggctgcctGCCTCTCCCCCACTGCCTCCCTTCCCAGACAGGAGGCTGTTGCAGCATGTTCTCAGTGTTTGTTCTGTCTTCAACTTGGAGCTACAGTGGGGATGGCAGCACAGACTGAGCAGCCCCTCCAGCAATGACTTAACTGAGAGGCAGGGGGTACCTTGCCCAAGGGTGCCTTGGAGGAACAGGGTGTTAAAATGTTTGAATGAAGCTGCTAGGTGGGTGCTGGGCTTTTGTGAGGATGGTGGCGTTGGAGCCTGGTGGCACTGAATTAGAAGCTGGGGAGCTGGTGCACTGGTGATTACCTCAGTGCCTTGCCACTTGGGAAGGACCAGGCCTGAGATTCCCCAATATGCAAGCATGGGGTCCAGGCCTAGGGATTGCTCAGAATCTGGGGTCTGCCTCTGATCTGCAAGCAGGCTGCCCCTGAGCCAGGTGGGGGCATGAAGGCAGTAATGACTGATGCCTGCCTGTCTGTCCTCTGCAGAAGCCCCTCGGGGAGCAGTTCCGCAAGGAGGTTCATATCCGGAACCTCCCATCTCTCTTCAAAAAGGTGAAGCCATCACTGGAGACTGATGTGCTAGAAAATGAAGATGGAGAGGGCCTCACTGCACTCTTTGAGCCCTGAGCCTGGGATGCTGCAACCATCTCCTCCCCTACCTTATATTTTGTCTCTCCTCATAGTAAGCACATTAGATTCTCCTTGTCATCGCCTCCACAAGCATTTGTCCGAATAAAGCCCCTTTATGGGTCATGTCCCATGCTCCTCCCTACACTGGGATGGGGCCTGTGGTGGCATTTGAACCAGTCTATTAAGCTTTCCCTgattccttcccctcccctccattGGATGAACATCTTTAGACCTCTGCTTCTCTGCAAGGTGGGAGCTGAGCCCATAGACTCCATTAGGTAAAGCCTGGTCATCCTGTAGCCTTGGGTCACTCTTGCTCCACCTCTTCATCCCTTGGGGTTTAAGATTAATGCAAAAGGCAGAGTAGTGCACCATGTGAAAAGGGGCTACCCTAATCTTCCTCTGGGTGCTAGTAGCCAGGCTTTGTAGGGAACACATCAGACACTCCTGTCATGCCTGTCAGCATTTGTCCCTAGTGGACTGGTATTCTCATGAATCCGTTTCCCTCCAGGATGCTGAGCCTTGGGCTGAGGGCTGTGTGCCAGGAAGCCTAGCAGTGCTCTAGGATCTCCCTTGAGATCAGCCTTTCTAAGGTGCAGCTGCTCTCTAGAAAGAAGCAGACACTgtcatacatatatatacatttatgtatgtatatatacatgatCGTACAGCTTGTTCTATCCAGAGCCAAATGGAAGGCTTTTACTTTGTGCCAGCCTTTCTTGGACATCTCTCAGGGGGAgcaggacagatttttttaattattttttctttttaccatgCCCTGTAGACTAGAACATGGCCAGTGTAGGGTACACAAAATCTGGACTAATATCTGAAGCACCTGCAAACCAAAAGGGATCTCCTCACCCTGTTGCTGTGGAGGTGACAGTAGCCTGTGTTTTTACCCAGTCTGGTACTTCTTGGAGACTTGCatggtggggcaggaggagtgggATTTATACTGCAGTTTACAGGGGCAGCCAAGTCAGAAATTGGGTTTTAGATGAGGTGGGACTCTTATCAAGCCACTCCAGTCTGCAAAGCTGGTTCTTCTTACATGACAAATGGTTCACTCAATCTATCCTAGTGCTAGCACAGGAGCTGAGAGGGTCTGTCCAGAGCTAGCTGGCAGTTTTGCCATCCAGGAGGCAGATGTGGTGGGTGGAGAAGGTTGTGTCTCCACTTGGACAGACTGGACAGAAGAGGTGGGGTTGGGAGGGGTGGGAGtgcagaaaggaagagcagGCCTTGGGAATCCACtcaccctcctgcccctgctgtTCCACTAGCACCCTCCACTTTCCTCCTGGCCTCAAACTTTTTTAACCTCTGAGCTAACATGGCTGCTGGCTCTAGCAAAGGCTGGGTGTATTTATTGTGTTGTCATATTTTTAACATTCTGTGACTTCATGCTAGACacaagggggtttttttaaatggtttttaGAACATTTTTTGTAGGAATGTTTAAATCCGAAGCTGTCTCTGAACTGGTTGTGTTACACCTCTGAATGTCAGTAAAGCTATTCCAGTTTCATACACATGgtgtcatgttttatttttattctttatctgTTTCAGTCAGATCTGAGGCCTCTGCTCTGCCCAGACTGCCTTCCTAAGGATTGTTCAGCACTCCTTATTCCAGCTACCAAAAAGGGAGCACCTTTGCTGGTAGTCAACATACATTATCAGGGAGGGAAAGAACCATTCCAgacaaaacaattaaattaGAAGCCAAGGGGAGAATTGaattttcaagtatttatatGTCATTCACAGCTGCTTTATATTAATTCCACAACAGCCGCTAAGTCCCAGTTTACAGCTTGAAGGGTACATGTTGCCAAAGCAAAACCCTTTGGCATGGCTATGCCAGGGTATGTATGTCCCATAAGCAGTATGGGAAATATGTGAAGCAATAGCGTGAAAAGGTCCATACGCTACTGAAGTAGCCTCCACGCCCAACCCTAGCTATTGCTGAGAGGTGCAATGTCTTGTGATAGTGACGTAGCTATTGCCTTTGGTCTCTCCCCTCACGTGATGAAGGTTGTGTGAAAGGTCTCTCTTGCAACAAAAGCAGAAGCCCTCAAAGAGGTGGGCCTGAACAAAGTCAATATAAGTTttgttacaaaacatttttccaaggCCCCAGCTGTAATCCAGCTCAGCAAGGAAGCTGCCTTAGCTTGTTAAAACTGAAAGCATCCAGCTAGGAATCGCCATCTTTCAAATGGAGTTGATACCTAAATGGTGTTGATTAGGAACTAGCCACAGTCGAGAGGAAGAGGAGCTTTTCTGTGCTTATGCTGGCACTGGGACTACACCCTGTGTTCCTCATACAGGTGAGGCATGTACTACACAGCTGAGCTGTCCTAAGtttcaagcaaacaaaaagccctGGGGAGGTATCTTGGCTAATGCTGGTAGGAGCTCTAAACCAGGAGGTACAGACTACAGGACTTCAGCCTAGCTCTTGGGTTCCCAACATTCCCTTCTAAGGGTAAGTGGATGAATGAGACCCTGTGGGAGGAGGTCAGCAGCCAAGGTCCCTGCAAGCCTGCTGAAAGATGAGGTGCAGGAGTCAGCAAGCACAGCTGTGAAACACTGACAGCTCCCAGAACATCCCTGACAGGGAAGCAGCCAGTTTCCCCAGCAACCAATTACTAgctgtcttggaaaaaaaatctagaagcAGGGCATGGGTTTGCAACACTATAGTAACATGGGACAGGTTGGGATTGTAGGAGGATGCCAAGCATACCTCTTCTCTACAGCATATCCAACCGGACACCTGTTAGGATGTTTACAGTATAACTATATCCAGTGAAACAGGTAGAGAAAAAGTATGATTTGCTACACTAAATTCTAACCTTGTAGCGAGGATTGACTTACGCAACTGAGCCATACCTGTACTCCCCACAAGTTCCAGTTCCTTCATCAGATTGTCAAGAGAGACTTTCACAAGCTAAGACCTACCCAGTGCTGACTAACAGTAGTGCTCACCACTGAGACTAACTTGCCAGTTCTCCCAGCCTTCCCTGGGTGGAGACAAGCCTTTGACTGTCACTTGCCCTCCACCATTCAGTTCTGCTCCAGGGTCAGCCCAAAGTACAGTCAGTCACCGAAAGGGAGAACAGAGTAGTCAAATCTAACCCCTGGGAAGAAATGCCTTACCTTgagatatttaagaagggaCAGTCCGTCCTGACAGGGAATGTTTTTAAACCCCACCTTTGCACAGAAAAGCCCAGTACTGTATCATAGAATCGTTTGGGCTGGAAGAGACcgtcaaagatcatctagtctacatgcccctgccatgggcagggacatctttcactagatgaGCTTGCTCAAAGCCCAGTCCAACCTGACCTTCAACACTTCCAGGGaaggggcatccacaacttctctgggcaaccagtTCTAGCATCTTGCCACCACCTTCATTGTAAAAACCGTCTTATGTCCTATCTAAGTCTACCCTCTCTCAGTATTTAAACCCATGCCCTGTCACTACAGGGtctggtaaaaagtcttttctCCATGCCCCTTTTTcatattgaaaggccacaataaggtgtccccagagccttctcttctccaggctgaacaaccccaactctcagcctttcttcataggagaggtgtcCCAGCCCTCTGACAGTACAGCCTTTCATTTACCACATTAACTACCCCCAAGCTGCTTTGAGACACCTGCAAAACAGTCCTGCACTGACACTGACTTGTTAAATCTCACTGACCTGAAGTGCTTTACTATGCTGCCATACCAGTCTTCTTCACACACTGCATACAAtctaaaataaatgctattaTTCATCTTTAGACCTGCTGCCACTTTCTTCTCTGCGTATTATGGTCTCACAATTGTGAACATCACAGAAGGAAACAGATGTAAAGCAAAGCCTTTATTTTAGTGCATCTCCTCACTGAGGCTCATtaccaacagaaaacaaattcaaagGCATGGTCCTAGCACTCTTCACAAGCCCATCTCAAACCTCTTGCCTATGGAAGAGGAATCACCCCTGCAGGCAGGTACAAGAAGGCCAGAACAGCAGTGCAGGGATATGCTTCCCAGCTACAGCCTGGTCACTCCATAGGCACAGAGTCCAGCTCATTCAAGAAGCGCTGACACTTTCCCATCAGGATCTTGATGGCTTCGCTCACCAGCACATCTGGAGGCAAGATACCCGTTGACTCCACTGAAACTGCACAGAGACACAAGTCAGCACAGCTGCTACGCAGCTTCAGCCGACACCTGGCTCCAGGACCTCTGTCCCTCATCTTCCCTTACACACTTCTGACAAGCCAGATCTTCACAGCCAGAGAAGAGGTTACATTTGCCGGCAGGAAGCACAAACACATTCAATCCCAAAGCAACACCAAACCACAACCTCAGTAGTTACCCACTGGAATATGAATGTATGAATGCTGATGATGTGGGGAAAAAGGGGGAGGCAGAGACCCAGCTATACATGCTGGTCAGTCTCTGCTTGTTTGCACAAACCACAGCAGGGCTCTATGTTCTGTGGAAAATGGAGCACTTACAGATGTAATGGTTTCGTACTCTGGCCAGGCGCACGAGGTTTTTCAGACCCTCATGACGGAAAACTTCTCTGCTGAACGTGTCCAACCGTGCATTGGCTACTCTTGCCACCTTTTTACCTAAAGGGGAAAAAGATGAAACGAGACGGGCACCTGCAGCAGATGGGTGCTTTGTGGTCACAGCGAGTACTTACGCTGACTGAAACATGCACTCCCTCATCAGCAAAGGCAGCGAAGCCACCAATATAAAGAATTAGCACACCCCCAACATGAAACTCCAACCTGACAGAACTGGTCTTCTTGAACAGTTCCAACCCAAACACAAAGCTTGTATGTACCCCTGGGCAGGACACAAGAAGTCTTCTCCACACAGAGCTGCTGGAAAGAGCAAGCTCACTACCCAGTCCTGCAGACAACTGAACAGCACTGGAAGCTGCagtcagcagctgcagagctctgcGGACAGGCACCCAATGCCTTAGCATTTCAGGGAGATCCCAGTTCATCACCCAACACATCTGCATGTGACAGCCGCTCATCTATAAAACCAGGCTCAGCATAGCATGACCAGCTGCTGATTGGCAAGGCAACATCACAACATGGTTTTGCCTCTGCAAGGTTTGGCTCTATTCTCTAATCAGTCTCTGCTAAGGCTTGTAAGGAACAAGGCACttagagcaggaaaaaagtaCCCTTGATATTCTGGATCTCAATGACTCCAGGGGAAAAGCACTTCTGCAACATCTCAGCTGCCTCATCCTCAATAGGCTGCAGGAGAGTGATGTCAGGAAGCAGTCGATAACTAGCTGTGGCCACAGGAGAAAACTTGGCATGATCTTTACCTGCATGAAGAGTTAAGAATCAAGAATGAGGGCAGGCCTCAGGGAACGAGAGTGCCAGAATGCCGGGACTTAAAGTTCCAGGGGGAAAGCCAGCTCTCCACCCTTCCCCTTCACACAGCTGTGCCCTAGTCCAAGCACTCAcactcctcctcctgctgccccaggacCCACAACTCACCTATACCCTTGACACAGTGCATAAGAACATCTATTTCCTGGCCAGGTCGCAACAGTGCAATGAGGATGTCATCATGAACAGGTCGGAAGTCAGCATCTGGAAAGAGGTCTGTCTGATTCCCCAAGGGCACCCATGTCATATGTTTACTGTACACTGCAAAGAAAAGTCACAAGCATCAGCCAGCTACCGTCTCAAAACAGGTCGCTGACCTGTACAAGACTGGAGATGGCAAAAAGTAAGTTTAGCAGAATGAGGGAATCGGCTCTCTCTGCACGCAGGgctgagaaaaacacagcacCTATTTTTAGGAGAGATCTCACCTTTGTGATTGAAATATAGTTCATTAGGATCAGATGATTCCTTGGCTGCCTGAGGGTTTcgactgcattttattttcagctggaaCTGCAGAGTATCAATTTCTGTGCCTTCTTCATCTCCTGGGAAGGGGAGAATGGCATGAGCCTCTATGGAAACATACTTCTGCTCAGTTTATGTGACCCTGATTTCCTGCTCTGGGGGAAACCTTCAATATTTCTATTTGATCCAAGACTCTCACCTTGGTTTCTATATTCGAAGAGTCGAGGGTCAGCTCGGATAGGGATGAGGCCCAAGCGATGAGCCAGAATTTCATCCTGCACAATGGATGTGTTGTTGTACACAAAGACTTTCTCTACAGCCATCGTTGGCACCTCAGGGAGACAAGAGATCAAGTCAGCGTAAGTTGACAGTTGAAATACATGCCAACAGAATACCCAGCTAGAGTGTCCGTTCTCTCCCATAAATAACTGCCCTGCAGACTACTTTCAGTGGTATTTCTGCCAAACCAGGCTACCCAATACACTCTTACAGCCAATGTACCCCTTCCcgctttgtttttatttttttttaaacaaacgATCACAAGAGATGAAGGGCAGGTTGATCCACAGACACTACCAACAGCACTCTTAAGAGCAACAAGCACTATCGCTCGTGCTGCTAAGGCCCTAACTCTCTTTGGGCTGGTGGCACACGTGCAGAACG
This Buteo buteo chromosome 12, bButBut1.hap1.1, whole genome shotgun sequence DNA region includes the following protein-coding sequences:
- the POLR1C gene encoding DNA-directed RNA polymerases I and III subunit RPAC1 isoform X2 translates to MAARRGTDEMRDRVVLGEFGVRNVHTTDFPGNYPGYEDAWDRRRFEEAFRVDIIREEEGALEFDMVGIDAAIANAFRRILLAEVPTMAVEKVFVYNNTSIVQDEILAHRLGLIPIRADPRLFEYRNQGDEEGTEIDTLQFQLKIKCSRNPQAAKESSDPNELYFNHKVYSKHMTWVPLGNQTDLFPDADFRPVHDDILIALLRPGQEIDVLMHCVKGIGKDHAKFSPVATASYRLLPDITLLQPIEDEAAEMLQKCFSPGVIEIQNIKGKKVARVANARLDTFSREVFRHEGLKNLVRLARVRNHYIYVLVSEAIKILMGKCQRFLNELDSVPME
- the POLR1C gene encoding DNA-directed RNA polymerases I and III subunit RPAC1 isoform X3 — encoded protein: MAARRGTDEMRDRVVLGEFGVRNVHTTDFPGNYPGYEDAWDRRRFEEVPTMAVEKVFVYNNTSIVQDEILAHRLGLIPIRADPRLFEYRNQGDEEGTEIDTLQFQLKIKCSRNPQAAKESSDPNELYFNHKVYSKHMTWVPLGNQTDLFPDADFRPVHDDILIALLRPGQEIDVLMHCVKGIGKDHAKFSPVATASYRLLPDITLLQPIEDEAAEMLQKCFSPGVIEIQNIKGKKVARVANARLDTFSREVFRHEGLKNLVRLARVRNHYIFSVESTGILPPDVLVSEAIKILMGKCQRFLNELDSVPME
- the POLR1C gene encoding DNA-directed RNA polymerases I and III subunit RPAC1 isoform X1 encodes the protein MAARRGTDEMRDRVVLGEFGVRNVHTTDFPGNYPGYEDAWDRRRFEEAFRVDIIREEEGALEFDMVGIDAAIANAFRRILLAEVPTMAVEKVFVYNNTSIVQDEILAHRLGLIPIRADPRLFEYRNQGDEEGTEIDTLQFQLKIKCSRNPQAAKESSDPNELYFNHKVYSKHMTWVPLGNQTDLFPDADFRPVHDDILIALLRPGQEIDVLMHCVKGIGKDHAKFSPVATASYRLLPDITLLQPIEDEAAEMLQKCFSPGVIEIQNIKGKKVARVANARLDTFSREVFRHEGLKNLVRLARVRNHYIFSVESTGILPPDVLVSEAIKILMGKCQRFLNELDSVPME